From a single Nostoc sp. MS1 genomic region:
- a CDS encoding ABC transporter ATP-binding protein translates to MNMAQTVTQNLKGMKTLQPLDVELRNVFKFFNQEPAVHGIDLDVRQGEFFSILGPSGCGKTTTLRLIAGFEQVDAGKLLIQGQPMINVPPYRRPVNTVFQSYALFNHLNVWDNIAFGLRLKKFRKSEIESRVKEALKLVKMESLRSRFPSQLSGGQQQRVALARALVNRPAVVLLDEPLGALDLKLRKEMQVELSNLHKDLGLTFIMVTHDQEEALSLSDRIAVMNQGKIEQIGTPSEIYEHPKTAFVADFIGDTNLFSGEITALEAEYVQIVTKTGLTIVVARNEDTPTELLKSVVVSVRPEKIQLSLYQPSLVNNCFEGRLVNIMYLGTHVNYVVELTNGININVLQPNTLGNLPGYDTPIYAWWGENDCLAISQ, encoded by the coding sequence ATGAATATGGCTCAAACTGTGACGCAGAATCTTAAGGGCATGAAAACGCTTCAACCGCTTGATGTTGAACTGCGTAATGTGTTCAAGTTTTTTAACCAAGAACCAGCAGTGCATGGAATAGATTTGGATGTCAGGCAAGGGGAGTTTTTTAGTATTTTAGGCCCGTCTGGTTGCGGCAAGACCACAACGTTACGTTTGATTGCCGGATTTGAACAGGTTGATGCTGGCAAGTTATTGATTCAGGGTCAACCGATGATTAATGTTCCCCCGTATCGGCGGCCAGTAAATACTGTGTTTCAAAGCTATGCCCTGTTTAATCATCTTAACGTTTGGGACAATATCGCTTTTGGATTACGTTTAAAAAAATTCCGTAAATCGGAAATTGAAAGCCGGGTTAAGGAAGCTTTAAAACTGGTGAAAATGGAAAGTTTGCGATCGCGTTTTCCTAGTCAGCTTTCTGGTGGTCAGCAGCAGCGTGTGGCTTTGGCTAGGGCTTTGGTAAATCGTCCGGCTGTGGTGTTGCTGGATGAACCATTAGGGGCGTTGGATTTGAAACTACGTAAAGAAATGCAGGTCGAGTTATCGAATTTACACAAAGACCTGGGGTTAACTTTTATCATGGTGACGCATGACCAAGAGGAGGCGTTATCGTTAAGCGATCGCATCGCGGTAATGAATCAGGGGAAAATTGAACAAATTGGCACACCCAGCGAAATTTATGAACACCCCAAAACCGCTTTTGTCGCTGACTTCATTGGTGATACCAATTTATTCAGTGGCGAAATCACAGCATTAGAAGCAGAGTATGTGCAAATTGTCACGAAAACCGGACTGACAATTGTTGTCGCCCGTAATGAGGACACACCAACTGAATTATTAAAATCTGTAGTCGTCAGTGTTCGACCAGAAAAAATTCAACTTTCCCTTTATCAACCCAGTTTAGTCAATAACTGCTTTGAGGGAAGATTAGTAAATATCATGTATTTAGGGACGCACGTTAATTATGTTGTGGAGTTAACTAACGGTATTAATATTAATGTTTTACAACCTAATACTCTAGGCAATTTACCAGGCTATGACACACCAATTTATGCTTGGTGGGGAGAGAATGATTGTTTGGCTATTAGTCAATAG
- the mrdA gene encoding penicillin-binding protein 2 — protein MALLPSFLPNHKKDTRTVGRGSQSIFLIGFTFLALAGIEARLAYLQIVDGHDFHQRAEANRIRMIPKHPERGNIFDRNGKLLASTRYPRSVYLWPMAHTKPSWSVVGPRLSKILDIPQEEMEKKLQEAGPNSSSLIRIARDLNEAQVTALKEYESELPGVEINTEAVRYYPQGQELAHVLGYTRELTAEQLQKRKDEGYRLGDVIGQMGVEKAYESMLRGEWGGQQVEVDGAGRPIRVLGEKEAKAGKDLHLTIDLDLQIAADKALGNRRGAIVALDPNNGAVLAMVSHPTFDPNIFSKQKLSQKDWESVQGKDHPLVNRALSAFPPASTFKIVTTTAGLESGKFSPDSILQTYGSINIGGVNFGEWNHAGFGPLGFPRAIAMSSDTFFYQVGRKVGGPTLIEWTRKYGFGQKTGLEFVNEESRGLVPDENWKQKVWKMPWTIGDTINMSIGQGALQVTPLQSAIMFSVPANGGYRVKPHLLKDNEQAKSWRESLNMKSATISVLRDGLRKVISEGTGKRLDVPSIPPASGKSGTAEAGIGRPNHTWFGAYAPSNKPEIVVVAFGENSGDHGGTVCGPMVLQVLEAYFQHYHPGQYAKPQQQSEQKTTGD, from the coding sequence ATGGCTTTATTACCCTCATTTCTACCGAACCACAAAAAAGATACACGTACAGTAGGGCGTGGTTCTCAGTCTATATTTTTGATTGGATTTACTTTTCTTGCCCTTGCCGGAATCGAGGCTCGTCTGGCATATTTACAAATTGTCGATGGGCATGACTTTCACCAACGCGCTGAAGCTAACCGGATTCGGATGATTCCCAAGCATCCAGAAAGGGGTAATATTTTTGACCGTAATGGTAAATTACTCGCTAGTACACGTTATCCTCGGTCTGTGTATTTGTGGCCGATGGCCCATACTAAACCTTCATGGTCAGTTGTCGGCCCACGCCTATCTAAGATTTTGGACATTCCTCAAGAAGAGATGGAAAAGAAACTACAAGAGGCTGGCCCCAACTCTTCTTCACTCATCCGTATTGCCCGTGACTTAAATGAAGCACAAGTGACGGCTTTAAAAGAATATGAAAGCGAATTACCAGGAGTAGAAATTAACACTGAGGCAGTGCGTTATTACCCACAAGGACAGGAACTAGCCCATGTACTGGGTTATACGCGAGAGTTAACGGCTGAACAGTTGCAAAAAAGGAAAGATGAAGGCTATCGCCTGGGTGATGTCATTGGTCAAATGGGAGTGGAAAAAGCCTATGAATCAATGCTGCGGGGTGAATGGGGTGGTCAGCAGGTGGAAGTAGATGGTGCGGGTCGACCGATTCGGGTTTTAGGAGAAAAAGAAGCAAAAGCAGGCAAAGACCTACATTTAACTATAGATTTGGATTTACAGATAGCCGCCGACAAAGCTTTAGGAAATCGTCGGGGTGCAATTGTCGCCCTTGATCCTAATAATGGTGCAGTCTTAGCAATGGTGTCTCATCCTACCTTTGACCCAAATATTTTCTCTAAGCAGAAACTATCTCAGAAAGATTGGGAAAGCGTCCAAGGTAAAGACCATCCTCTAGTAAATCGTGCTTTGAGTGCCTTCCCTCCTGCTAGTACTTTTAAAATTGTCACTACAACCGCCGGACTAGAATCGGGCAAATTTTCGCCTGACTCCATCTTGCAAACCTACGGTTCTATTAATATAGGTGGTGTGAATTTTGGCGAGTGGAATCATGCAGGATTTGGCCCCTTGGGTTTCCCTCGTGCGATCGCCATGAGTAGTGATACATTCTTCTATCAAGTTGGCAGAAAAGTCGGCGGCCCCACCTTAATCGAATGGACTCGCAAATATGGCTTTGGTCAAAAAACAGGGTTAGAGTTTGTCAACGAAGAATCCAGAGGTTTAGTTCCCGATGAAAATTGGAAGCAAAAAGTCTGGAAAATGCCTTGGACTATAGGCGACACAATTAATATGTCAATTGGTCAAGGTGCTTTACAAGTGACTCCCTTGCAATCAGCAATTATGTTTTCAGTTCCCGCCAATGGAGGCTATCGAGTCAAGCCGCACTTACTCAAAGACAACGAACAAGCCAAAAGCTGGCGAGAATCTCTCAATATGAAATCAGCCACCATTTCAGTTCTGCGTGACGGACTGCGGAAAGTGATAAGTGAAGGTACAGGTAAACGTCTAGATGTACCCTCAATTCCCCCCGCATCAGGTAAAAGCGGTACGGCAGAAGCTGGCATTGGTCGCCCCAACCATACATGGTTCGGCGCTTATGCACCCAGTAATAAACCAGAAATTGTAGTAGTCGCTTTTGGTGAAAATTCTGGTGATCATGGTGGCACAGTTTGCGGGCCGATGGTCTTACAAGTTTTAGAAGCTTATTTTCAGCACTACCATCCAGGCCAATACGCCAAACCCCAACAGCAATCAGAACAGAAAACTACTGGGGATTAG
- the mrdA gene encoding penicillin-binding protein 2 — MTLLQPSPLLGKKDTRTVGQGFQPIFLIIFTLVMTAGISARLVYLQIIEGSKFKQKAESNRVRVIPKQPERGNIFDRNGQLLASTRYPRSIYLWPMAHTKPSWSVVGPRLAQILDIPQEDIEEKLEEAGANSSSLIRIARNLDEAQITAVKEYENELKDVEIHTEAVRYYPHGRELAHVLGYTRELTAEQLQDRKAEGYRLGDVIGQMGVEKAYEKLLRGEWGGQQVEVDGAGRPLRVLGEKQAKAGDDIHLTIDLDMQKAAEKALGDRNGTIIAIDPKNGAVLAMVSHPTFDPNIFSKQKLTQKDWESVQGEEHPLVNRALSAFPPASTFKIVTKTAGLESGKFAPNTILPTYGSLTIGGTTFGEWNHAGFGPLGFVGAMQWSSDTFFYQIGRGVGGPTLIEWTRKYGFGQRTGFEFVSEESRGLVPDEKWKQKAWKMPWTIGDTINMSIGQGALLATPLQVAVMFAVPANGGYRVQPHLLKDNEEAKSWRESVHLKPTTIKLLREGLRKVVSDGTGKVLNQPTIPPVAGKSGTAEAWKRKVKQNHAWFGAYAPADKPEILIVAFAEHSGGGGGSIAAPMILKVMEDYFQRKYPGKYQKPGK, encoded by the coding sequence ATGACTTTATTGCAACCATCTCCACTTTTAGGTAAAAAAGACACCCGGACTGTAGGCCAGGGCTTTCAACCAATATTTTTAATTATATTTACTCTGGTGATGACGGCTGGAATCAGCGCCCGTTTAGTATACTTACAAATTATTGAAGGTTCTAAGTTTAAGCAAAAAGCCGAGTCGAATCGGGTGCGGGTGATTCCTAAACAACCAGAAAGAGGTAATATTTTTGACCGTAATGGTCAACTTTTGGCTAGCACCCGCTATCCTCGGTCTATTTACCTTTGGCCGATGGCGCATACCAAACCCTCGTGGTCGGTTGTTGGGCCGCGTCTGGCGCAGATTTTGGACATTCCCCAAGAAGATATTGAGGAGAAATTAGAAGAAGCTGGTGCTAACTCTTCTTCTCTTATTCGGATTGCCCGTAATCTTGATGAAGCCCAAATCACAGCCGTCAAGGAATATGAAAATGAATTGAAAGATGTAGAAATCCATACGGAAGCTGTGCGCTATTATCCCCACGGTAGGGAATTAGCTCATGTGTTGGGTTATACAAGGGAATTAACGGCTGAACAGTTACAAGATAGAAAAGCTGAGGGTTATCGTCTGGGTGATGTCATTGGCCAAATGGGCGTGGAAAAGGCTTATGAGAAGCTATTACGGGGTGAATGGGGTGGTCAACAAGTGGAAGTAGATGGGGCTGGTAGACCACTACGTGTTTTAGGGGAGAAGCAAGCTAAGGCTGGTGATGATATACACTTGACGATAGATTTGGATATGCAGAAGGCGGCGGAGAAAGCTTTAGGCGATCGCAATGGTACTATCATTGCCATTGACCCTAAAAATGGTGCAGTCTTAGCAATGGTGTCGCACCCCACCTTCGACCCAAATATCTTTTCTAAGCAAAAACTCACGCAAAAAGACTGGGAATCTGTACAAGGTGAGGAACACCCCCTAGTAAATCGCGCCTTGAGTGCTTTCCCCCCCGCCAGTACCTTCAAAATTGTCACTAAGACGGCTGGGTTAGAATCTGGTAAATTTGCACCAAATACCATATTACCTACCTACGGTTCCTTAACTATTGGTGGCACTACATTTGGTGAATGGAATCACGCAGGCTTCGGCCCATTGGGTTTTGTCGGGGCGATGCAGTGGAGTAGTGATACATTCTTCTATCAAATTGGTAGGGGAGTTGGCGGCCCCACCTTAATCGAATGGACTCGCAAATATGGCTTTGGTCAAAGAACAGGTTTTGAATTTGTTTCTGAGGAATCTAGAGGTTTAGTACCCGATGAGAAATGGAAGCAGAAAGCTTGGAAGATGCCCTGGACTATAGGCGACACAATTAATATGTCGATTGGTCAAGGTGCATTATTAGCCACTCCCTTGCAAGTTGCTGTTATGTTTGCCGTACCCGCCAATGGTGGCTACCGTGTCCAACCACATTTACTCAAAGATAACGAGGAAGCTAAAAGCTGGCGAGAATCTGTACACCTAAAGCCAACAACTATCAAACTTTTACGCGAAGGCTTACGTAAGGTAGTATCTGACGGTACAGGTAAAGTCTTAAATCAACCTACAATTCCCCCAGTCGCAGGCAAAAGCGGCACAGCCGAAGCCTGGAAGCGCAAAGTCAAACAAAATCATGCTTGGTTCGGTGCTTATGCGCCTGCTGACAAACCAGAAATTCTCATTGTTGCCTTCGCCGAACATTCTGGCGGCGGCGGTGGTAGCATTGCCGCACCCATGATTCTGAAAGTAATGGAAGACTATTTCCAACGCAAATATCCCGGCAAATATCAAAAACCAGGTAAATAA
- a CDS encoding ATP-binding protein, translating to MKKSFPAMFYRTFKVTPAYTEQQLIFELGNGEWNIPQLRSLLEDILTHNTQIEGFEVQQVFEKIGQKTILLNGYKILREGNGQMILLALHDITQQKLFEEERAQLLAKEQSARLEAEASNRIKDEFLSTLSHEVRNPLHNILGWSDLLQKKNFDTAQINYGLDMIQRSAKAQVQLIEDLLDISRIATGKLRLNICPIDLRSVIETALEIVRLSAEAKNIQIECHLQPLIGQVLGDGVRLQQVIWNLLSNAIKFTPSGGSVVVTLEQVNSQAQIRVSDTGIGIPNDFLPYVFERFRQADSSKTRANQGLGIGLSLVRYLVELHGGTVQAESPGVSLGTIIIVRLPLNINLEGDFSSCDPEVIDISGDAESSVDNIPSLEGLHVLVVDDDAFIRQLTKIMLQNHGAEVTAVASADEAFSVLTSQPEMYDVLLSDIGMSNQDGYSLIRRVRSLSAEAGGQIPAAAMTGYTSSIDIQECRRAGFQTHIPKPVKLTQLVFMVANLARRSKNT from the coding sequence ATGAAGAAATCCTTTCCAGCAATGTTTTATCGAACGTTTAAGGTAACGCCCGCTTATACAGAACAGCAACTGATTTTTGAGTTAGGAAACGGTGAGTGGAACATTCCCCAACTGCGATCGCTCCTAGAAGACATTCTCACCCATAATACTCAGATTGAAGGTTTTGAAGTACAACAAGTCTTTGAAAAAATTGGGCAAAAAACTATATTGCTCAATGGTTATAAAATCTTACGAGAAGGAAATGGGCAGATGATTCTGCTGGCACTTCATGACATTACACAGCAGAAGTTGTTTGAGGAAGAACGCGCCCAACTATTGGCTAAAGAGCAGTCAGCCCGCTTGGAAGCAGAGGCATCTAACCGAATTAAGGATGAGTTTTTATCTACTCTATCCCACGAAGTTCGCAACCCCCTCCACAATATTCTGGGATGGTCTGATTTACTCCAGAAAAAAAACTTTGATACCGCTCAAATAAATTATGGACTTGACATGATCCAGCGAAGTGCTAAAGCGCAAGTCCAATTGATTGAGGATCTTCTAGATATCTCCCGTATTGCGACTGGCAAACTCCGTCTGAATATTTGTCCAATTGATCTACGGTCTGTAATTGAGACAGCCCTTGAGATAGTCAGATTATCGGCAGAAGCGAAAAATATTCAAATTGAATGCCACCTGCAACCCCTAATTGGACAAGTACTGGGGGATGGGGTGCGATTGCAGCAGGTAATCTGGAATTTGCTTTCTAATGCCATCAAATTTACTCCTTCTGGGGGAAGTGTGGTTGTCACACTAGAGCAAGTTAATTCCCAAGCCCAGATTCGAGTTAGTGACACAGGTATTGGCATACCTAATGACTTTCTCCCTTATGTCTTTGAGCGGTTTCGCCAGGCTGACAGTAGCAAAACTCGTGCTAATCAAGGATTGGGCATAGGGCTGTCCCTTGTCCGTTATCTAGTGGAACTTCATGGTGGCACGGTTCAGGCGGAAAGTCCAGGTGTAAGCTTAGGGACAATTATTATCGTTAGGCTACCACTAAACATCAATCTTGAAGGGGATTTTAGCTCTTGTGATCCAGAGGTAATAGATATTTCCGGCGACGCGGAAAGCTCTGTTGATAACATTCCTTCCCTAGAAGGTTTGCATGTACTTGTTGTAGATGACGATGCCTTTATACGTCAGTTAACGAAGATAATGCTACAAAATCACGGGGCTGAAGTAACGGCTGTCGCATCTGCTGATGAAGCATTCTCAGTACTCACAAGCCAACCAGAGATGTATGATGTGCTATTGTCTGACATTGGGATGTCGAACCAAGATGGCTATAGCTTGATCCGGCGAGTGCGCTCTCTTAGTGCTGAGGCTGGGGGACAAATTCCCGCAGCAGCAATGACAGGGTATACCAGTAGTATTGATATCCAAGAGTGTAGGAGAGCAGGTTTTCAAACGCACATTCCTAAACCCGTTAAGCTAACCCAATTGGTATTTATGGTTGCTAATTTAGCTAGACGAAGTAAAAATACGTAA